The following nucleotide sequence is from Acidobacteriota bacterium.
CGATGCGATCCCGATCCTTCCCTCTTCAAGCGCGTTCATTGCGATCTTGAACCCGTCCCCTTCCTTTCCGAGTAAGTTCTCACTGGGCACCTCGCAATTCTCAAGGACGATCTCGCAGGCTCCGGAGCATGTAATGCCAAGCTTGACCTCGTCTTTTCCCTTCGTCAGGCCGGAGAAATCCTTTTCCACGATGAAGGCGCTGATTCCTTTTGTTTTTTTCCCCCTATCCGTCATTGCAAAGATGATCATGTAATCGGCAGCGACACCGTTTGTCACGAATAGCTTGGTCCCGTTGAGAATGTACCTGTCTCCTTTAAAGACAGCAGTGGATTGCTGGTTTCCGGCATCGGATCCGGCGTTGGCCTCAGTCAGGCAGAAGGCGCCGATCTTTTCTCCCTTTGCGCAGGGAGAAAGATACTTGCGCTTCTGTTCCTCTGTACCAAAGAATAGGACAGGATGGCAATAAAGGGAATTATTTACCGAGATGATGACGCCTGTCGAAGCGCAGCATCGCGAGATCTCTTCCACGGCGATGACGTAGCTGACGCAATCCATCCCTCCTCCTCCATACTCCTCTGGAATCATGATGCCCATAAGGTTCAATCCGGCAGCCTTTCTGACATTTTCAAACGGGTATTCTCGCGTCTTATCATGCTCTGCCGCTTTCGGCTTTATCTCCTTCTCCGCAAAGGCTCTGATGGTCTGCTTCAACATGCTGTGTTCTTCGGATAATTGAAAATTCATGAGTCCGCTCCTTCTGACATATTATTCTCTGTTGAACATCATTCCTTCTTGTTTAAGAACAGATCTATTCTTTCCTTGACATGAGGCTCAGAGAAGCAGAGAGCAAAGTTGTATCGTTCCAGCAGGAGCGCTTCGCCGGGGTGAAGGTTTCTCGTATGAAGGGAAAGTTCTTTGATGACACGGATGGCATGCCTGTCTCTTTCAGAAAATGTTTTGATGAGTTTCGCCACCTCGGAATCAAGGTCCTCCTGATCGATGATGGAATGAAAAATCGAGATTTTCACTGGATGGGTGGATGAAAGGTCGATCCCATCCAGAAGGAACCGAAAAAGCCCTTCTTTTCCGAAAAGCTCCATGAGGTTTGTGAGCATCCCCATGACCGGGATGTACCCTTTCTCCAGCATGAGACTGGAGATAATGGTCGAGCGGCACGCTATGATGAAATCAGAAAAAAGGACGGTCTCCAGGATCGGTCCACAGATGAAACCGCGGATTTCCGAGATGACCGGGATCCTCAGTGAAAGGATCCTCTCCATGCATCTTCTCGAATATTCCTGTGCCTCAGCTCTCTCACCAACTTCAAAATTCTTCAGGCTCTTCTCTTCCGGAAAGCCATTGATGTTAAAGATCAGGAAATGGGTATCGCTGCGGAGGGTCTTTTCGAGTTCTTCATGGAGAGCTTGGAAGAAGCATGAGACATGGAGAGAGTCCGAATCGGTGAAATCGAATTTAATGGTGCCCGTTCTGCTCCCGGCGTGATAATCTCCTGTTTGGCTATTCATCACAGAATCCATCGGCATCCCGAATCTTTTATTATGCGTTATGCACTCAATTTGTGTGTTCATATTATCAGCTTTTTTCAAAACCTGTCAATATTGCGAGATTGCGTGGTAAACGGGTTAGGATTCTGGTTCGATGAGGCCGAAATCTCCGTTTTTTCTTCTGTAAATGACATTAATCTTCCGTGAGCGGAAGTTCCGGAAAACGAGGAAATCTCCCTTGGAGTTGTCCATCTGCAGGATGGCCTCCTCGATAGTCATCGGTTTTGCTTCCTGTGTTTCGGTCTTTACAATCCTGGGGAGAGATTTTTCCATTTCTATAGATTCTATCCTGGGATTCTGAGTGCCTGTTGCCCGCAGAGAAGAGGCGGCTAGCCCGGGCATTCTGCTGCTTCTCTTTCTTCCCATCAGTTTCTCCTTGTACCTCCTTGCCTGCTTTTCGATTTTATCGAGAACAGCGCTGATGGAGGCGTACATATCCTGAGTGATCTTCTTTCCGCTGAAGGTAGCATTCTTTCCTTTCAGGGTGATCTCAGCGATATGTCTGTATTTCTCGATCGCCAGAATGATATGTACTTCCATGATATTTTCAACGAATCTTTCCATCCTCTTCAGCTTCTCAGTCGTGAAGTCTTTGATCGCTTTCGATACTTCAAAATGCCGGCCGGTAAAATAAACTTTCATGCTCTTTCTCCTTTTAAACCGACTCTTCTTTCAAAAATTCGTTATAGAAAGCACCGTAAGAATTCGATGTCT
It contains:
- a CDS encoding acyl-CoA dehydrogenase; this translates as MNFQLSEEHSMLKQTIRAFAEKEIKPKAAEHDKTREYPFENVRKAAGLNLMGIMIPEEYGGGGMDCVSYVIAVEEISRCCASTGVIISVNNSLYCHPVLFFGTEEQKRKYLSPCAKGEKIGAFCLTEANAGSDAGNQQSTAVFKGDRYILNGTKLFVTNGVAADYMIIFAMTDRGKKTKGISAFIVEKDFSGLTKGKDEVKLGITCSGACEIVLENCEVPSENLLGKEGDGFKIAMNALEEGRIGIASQAVGIAQAILDESLKYSKERVQFGKPISEFQAIQWMLSDMATEIEAARLLNYRAAMKRDSGAKYTLESSMAKLFASEVAMKSAIKGIQIFGGYGYINEYPMERFFRDAKITEIYEGTSEIQRLIISGLILKGN
- the raiA gene encoding ribosome-associated translation inhibitor RaiA, yielding MKVYFTGRHFEVSKAIKDFTTEKLKRMERFVENIMEVHIILAIEKYRHIAEITLKGKNATFSGKKITQDMYASISAVLDKIEKQARRYKEKLMGRKRSSRMPGLAASSLRATGTQNPRIESIEMEKSLPRIVKTETQEAKPMTIEEAILQMDNSKGDFLVFRNFRSRKINVIYRRKNGDFGLIEPES
- a CDS encoding enoyl-CoA hydratase-related protein, producing MNSQTGDYHAGSRTGTIKFDFTDSDSLHVSCFFQALHEELEKTLRSDTHFLIFNINGFPEEKSLKNFEVGERAEAQEYSRRCMERILSLRIPVISEIRGFICGPILETVLFSDFIIACRSTIISSLMLEKGYIPVMGMLTNLMELFGKEGLFRFLLDGIDLSSTHPVKISIFHSIIDQEDLDSEVAKLIKTFSERDRHAIRVIKELSLHTRNLHPGEALLLERYNFALCFSEPHVKERIDLFLNKKE